The genomic interval GCCCGATTTCTTCACGCTTGTATTCAAGTGCCGGGGCGGCCATCATATCCATATCCTTCTTTGGGGCTTTCGTAAGGACGGTCTTTTCCTTTGCGGCCGGGGCAGGAACAGCTTCCGGGGGCTTCTGAGAAGTTGTCGGGGCTTGATCTTTTCCGGTTTCAAATATGGCTGCCGGAGGCGCTATGACAACCTTAATCTCCGGTTCGCCGACCCTGTAAATCTGGAAGGCGAGAACGGCAATGAGGACAGTGGCCAGGGCCTGGACGGGAATCTTTATATGAATCGGATAAAACAGTTTCCGAATGATGCCCGTTTCCTGTTTTGCCTCTTCCCGCACCCGAAACATGATCCTCTGCGTGAACCACGGCGGCGGATCTACCTCCTCGAGTTCACGCACAAGTTTTCCCGTTTTCTTCAGGGCTTCGAGGGCGTTGCTGCACTGCCGGCACGACGCAAGGTGCTCTTCGACGAGAACTTTCTCTTCCGGAGAGAGTAACCCTTCGAGATAGGCAGGCATAGTATGTTCACTATCTTTACATGTCATCACAGGTCCCCAAGTAGCTTCATCAGGCAATCCTTCAGGGCATTCCGCGCCCTGAAGAGTCGGGATTTAACCGTTCCGTCCGGTATTTTCAAAATATCCTGTATCTCTTCATAGGAAAATCCCTGTATATCCCTGAGAACCAGGACATCCCTGTATTCGTCATCGAGGGAAATGATGCATTCCTGCACCTTTGCCTCCCGCTCCCTCTTCTCAAGCTGTTCGAGAGGGGGTGCTTCAGATGAAGGCGCCTGGCAGAGATGCCTTTCGTCTTCTATTTCAGCAGGATCGTTGAATGATTCCTGGTTATGAGAGAGGGTCTTTACCTGTTGTAATCGGTTTTTCGTGTGGTTCACGACGATTCTGTAGAGCCACGTGGAAAACTGGGATTCTTGCCGGAACTTTTTTATCGACCTGTAGGCTGAGAGAAATGCCTCCTGCACCACGTCACAGGCATCATCGTAGTTGCCCGTCATCCTGTACGCGATGTTCAGCATCTTCTTCTGGTGCCTCTCTACCAAAACCTCGAAAGCGTCGGTATCGCCTTTCTGACATAATACGACAAATTCCACGTCATCGTCTGCGATTGTCCGGTTCTTGTCATCCACGTGATAAGACATTTTTAACAAGGGTTTCGTTCCTCTTATTTTCCCTTCATATGGACAACCGATAATGGACATCTTGTCAAGAAAAAATTTCCGGCTAAGAAAAGTTCTATCCAGATTAACTCCCCTCCCCTCTTGGGAGGGGTTGGGGGAGGGGGAAATGAATGGTCATCTCACCCTCTCCCTTGCCCTTGTATGTTAGAGTTATCCACAACAAAGAGAGCGTACATGCCAATAGATTTTCTTATTCTCGTGGCATGTACGGGCTCTTTGCTGTGGGTAACTCGGCAAGTAAAAAACATAATGTAAGATCATCGGTTCCTTGTTAT from Deltaproteobacteria bacterium carries:
- a CDS encoding DUF2275 domain-containing protein; this encodes MTCKDSEHTMPAYLEGLLSPEEKVLVEEHLASCRQCSNALEALKKTGKLVRELEEVDPPPWFTQRIMFRVREEAKQETGIIRKLFYPIHIKIPVQALATVLIAVLAFQIYRVGEPEIKVVIAPPAAIFETGKDQAPTTSQKPPEAVPAPAAKEKTVLTKAPKKDMDMMAAPALEYKREEIGHYAGAAKESRKYEALPAAPQAIGTAVRKSAYIGVTVHVEDAGIAVKEVKNLLGKFGARKIERQSLEGKEVITAELKVQNVKEFMEKLKTIGEMGEKGIPSDIRERDISITIEIFGK
- a CDS encoding sigma-70 family RNA polymerase sigma factor, which codes for MSYHVDDKNRTIADDDVEFVVLCQKGDTDAFEVLVERHQKKMLNIAYRMTGNYDDACDVVQEAFLSAYRSIKKFRQESQFSTWLYRIVVNHTKNRLQQVKTLSHNQESFNDPAEIEDERHLCQAPSSEAPPLEQLEKREREAKVQECIISLDDEYRDVLVLRDIQGFSYEEIQDILKIPDGTVKSRLFRARNALKDCLMKLLGDL